A portion of the Streptococcus sp. Marseille-Q6470 genome contains these proteins:
- a CDS encoding zinc-ribbon domain-containing protein codes for MPNTCPYCNNEQALKGYNTISDIYPELCDYWSSKNLLKSDEVTFCLFKKTAKGYNDLETTHPWLIKEWSTLNKQEMSSVRVNSIYIAWWKCPVCTGDYQQVIKEKFYRENSCPYCRNQKVLKGFNDLATTQQKSNA; via the coding sequence GTGCCTAATACTTGTCCATATTGCAATAACGAACAAGCATTAAAAGGCTATAATACAATTTCAGATATTTATCCTGAATTATGTGATTATTGGAGTAGCAAGAACTTATTAAAGTCTGATGAGGTAACATTTTGTTTATTTAAAAAGACTGCAAAAGGTTATAACGATCTTGAAACAACACATCCTTGGTTAATTAAAGAATGGTCAACATTAAATAAACAAGAAATGTCTTCAGTAAGAGTTAATTCAATATATATCGCATGGTGGAAATGTCCTGTATGCACTGGAGATTATCAGCAAGTTATTAAAGAAAAATTTTACAGAGAAAATTCTTGTCCATATTGTAGGAATCAAAAAGTTTTAAAAGGATTTAACGACTTAGCAACGACACAACAAAAGTCTAATGCATGA
- a CDS encoding lipoate--protein ligase, whose translation MKYIINHSNDTAFNIALEEYAFKHLLDEDQIFLLWINKPSIIVGRHQNTIEEINRDYVRENGIEVVRRISGGGAVYHDLNNLNYTIISKEDENKAFDFKSFSTPVINTLAELGVKAEFTGRNDLEIDGKKFCGNAQAYINGRIMHHGCLLFDVDLSVLANALKVSKDKFESKGVKSVRARVTNIIDELPEKITVEEFRDLLLEYMKKEYPEMTEYVFSDEELAEINRIKETKFGTWDWNYGKSPEYNIRRGTKFPSGKVEIFANVIESKIQDIKIYGDFFGIEDVAAVEDVLRGVKYEREDVLKALQTINLGRYFAGITAEEIAEAVVE comes from the coding sequence ATGAAATACATTATCAATCATTCAAACGACACTGCCTTTAATATTGCTTTAGAGGAGTACGCTTTTAAACATCTTCTTGATGAAGATCAAATCTTCCTTCTTTGGATCAACAAACCATCTATTATTGTAGGACGTCACCAAAATACCATCGAAGAAATTAACCGTGACTATGTACGCGAAAACGGTATTGAAGTAGTCCGTCGAATCAGTGGTGGTGGGGCTGTTTACCATGATTTGAACAACCTTAACTATACCATCATTTCAAAAGAAGATGAAAACAAGGCCTTTGACTTCAAGAGCTTCTCTACCCCAGTTATCAATACTTTGGCTGAACTTGGTGTTAAAGCTGAATTCACAGGCCGTAACGACTTAGAAATCGACGGTAAGAAATTCTGTGGAAATGCACAAGCCTATATCAATGGCCGTATCATGCACCATGGTTGTCTTCTCTTTGACGTAGATTTGTCAGTCCTAGCTAATGCACTTAAAGTGTCTAAAGACAAGTTTGAATCAAAAGGGGTTAAATCAGTCCGTGCTCGAGTAACTAATATTATCGATGAGTTGCCAGAAAAGATCACTGTTGAAGAATTCCGTGACTTACTTTTGGAATACATGAAAAAAGAATACCCAGAGATGACTGAGTACGTATTCTCAGATGAAGAATTGGCTGAAATCAATCGCATCAAAGAAACTAAGTTTGGAACTTGGGACTGGAACTATGGTAAATCACCAGAGTATAACATCCGTCGTGGAACTAAATTCCCAAGCGGTAAGGTTGAAATCTTTGCTAATGTTATTGAGTCAAAAATTCAAGATATTAAAATTTACGGTGACTTTTTCGGTATCGAAGATGTTGCAGCAGTAGAAGATGTCCTTCGTGGTGTCAAATACGAACGTGAAGATGTCCTCAAAGCCCTTCAAACCATTAACCTAGGTCGTTACTTCGCAGGAATTACTGCAGAAGAAATTGCTGAAGCTGTGGTGGAATAA
- the lpdA gene encoding dihydrolipoyl dehydrogenase, which produces MALEVIMPKAGVDMTEGQIVQWNKKVGEFVKEGEILLEIMTDKVSMELEAEEDGYLIAILKGDGETVPVTEVIGYLGEEGENIPTAGSAPEASPAPAVASASNDDGKSDDAYDIVVIGGGPAGYVSAIKAAQLGGKVALVEKSELGGTCLNRGCIPTKTYLHNAEIIENIGHAANRGIVIENPNFTVDMDKLLETKSKVVNTLVGGVAGLLRSYGVDVHKGIGTITKDKNVLVNGSELLETKKIILAGGSKVSKINVPGMESSLVMTSDDILEMNEVPESLVIIGGGVVGIELGQAFMTFGSKVTVIEMMDRIVPAMDAEVSKNLRLILERKGMTILTGTKLQEIIEEDGKLRIKVEGKDDVIANKALLSIGRVPDLEGIGDVEFELERGRIKVNEYMETSVPGIYAPGDINGTKMLAHAAFRMGEVAAENALKGNHVVAKLNLTPAAIYTLPEVAAVGLTEEQAREKYDVQIGKFNFAANGRAIASDAAQGFVKVIADKKYGEILGVHIIGPAAAELINEASSIIEMEITVEEMLKTIHGHPTYSEVMYEAFADVLGMAIHSPKKK; this is translated from the coding sequence ATGGCCTTAGAAGTAATTATGCCAAAAGCCGGCGTGGATATGACAGAAGGACAAATCGTCCAATGGAATAAAAAAGTCGGAGAATTTGTAAAAGAAGGAGAAATCCTTTTGGAAATCATGACTGACAAAGTCAGCATGGAATTGGAAGCAGAAGAAGATGGTTATTTGATCGCTATCCTGAAAGGTGACGGCGAAACTGTTCCTGTTACTGAAGTTATCGGTTATCTTGGTGAAGAAGGGGAAAATATCCCAACTGCTGGATCAGCACCAGAAGCTAGTCCAGCACCTGCTGTAGCTAGCGCTTCAAACGATGATGGTAAGAGTGATGATGCTTATGATATCGTTGTTATCGGTGGTGGACCTGCTGGTTATGTTTCTGCTATTAAAGCAGCTCAATTAGGTGGTAAGGTTGCTCTTGTTGAGAAATCTGAACTTGGTGGAACTTGCTTGAACCGCGGATGTATCCCAACTAAGACTTACCTTCACAATGCTGAAATTATTGAAAATATCGGTCACGCTGCAAATCGTGGTATCGTGATTGAAAATCCTAACTTCACAGTTGATATGGACAAACTTTTAGAAACAAAATCTAAAGTTGTCAATACACTTGTAGGTGGTGTTGCAGGACTTCTTCGTAGCTATGGAGTTGATGTTCATAAAGGTATCGGTACTATTACTAAAGATAAGAATGTCTTGGTAAATGGTTCTGAATTGCTTGAAACGAAGAAAATCATCCTTGCTGGTGGTTCAAAAGTAAGCAAAATCAACGTTCCTGGTATGGAATCATCTCTTGTGATGACTAGTGATGACATCCTTGAAATGAATGAAGTACCAGAAAGCCTTGTGATTATTGGTGGCGGTGTTGTCGGAATCGAACTTGGACAAGCCTTCATGACCTTTGGTTCAAAAGTTACTGTTATCGAAATGATGGACCGTATTGTTCCAGCTATGGATGCGGAAGTATCTAAGAACCTACGTCTAATCCTAGAACGTAAAGGTATGACTATCTTGACAGGTACTAAACTGCAAGAAATCATTGAAGAGGATGGCAAACTTCGTATCAAAGTTGAAGGAAAAGATGATGTTATCGCAAACAAAGCTCTTCTTTCAATCGGTCGTGTTCCAGACCTTGAAGGTATCGGTGATGTTGAATTTGAATTAGAACGTGGTCGTATCAAGGTTAATGAATACATGGAAACTTCTGTTCCAGGTATCTATGCGCCTGGCGATATCAACGGTACTAAGATGTTGGCTCACGCTGCCTTCCGTATGGGGGAAGTAGCAGCTGAAAATGCTCTTAAAGGAAATCACGTTGTTGCCAAATTGAACTTGACTCCTGCAGCTATCTACACACTTCCAGAAGTAGCAGCAGTTGGTTTAACAGAAGAACAAGCTCGTGAAAAATACGATGTCCAAATCGGTAAATTCAACTTTGCTGCAAACGGACGTGCAATTGCATCAGATGCAGCTCAAGGATTTGTTAAAGTTATTGCAGACAAGAAATATGGTGAAATCCTCGGTGTTCACATCATTGGCCCTGCAGCTGCAGAGTTGATCAACGAAGCGTCAAGTATCATCGAAATGGAAATCACTGTAGAAGAAATGCTGAAGACAATCCACGGACACCCAACATACTCTGAAGTTATGTACGAAGCATTTGCTGATGTTCTTGGAATGGCTATCCATTCACCTAAGAAAAAATAA
- the xerS gene encoding tyrosine recombinase XerS, with product MKREILLERIDKLKQVMPWYVLEYYQSKLAVPYSFTTLYEYLKEYDRFFTWVLESGISDADTMADIPLDVLEHMTKKDMESFILYLRERPLLNANTTKNGVSQTTINRTLSALSSLYKYLTEEVENEQGEPYFYRNVMKKVATKKKKETLAARAENIKQKLFLGDETEGFLNYIDQEYPQTLSNRALSSFNKNKERDLAIIALLLASGVRLSEAVNLDLRDLNLKMMVIDVTRKGGKRDSVNVAAFAKPYLEQYLAIRDKRYKTEKTDTALFLTLYRGVPNRIDASSVEKMVAKYSEDFKVRVTPHKLRHTLATRLYDATKSQVLVSHQLGHASTQVTDLYTHIVNDEQKNALDSL from the coding sequence ATGAAACGCGAGATCTTATTAGAACGTATCGATAAACTCAAACAAGTCATGCCCTGGTATGTTCTAGAATACTATCAATCGAAACTGGCTGTTCCATACAGTTTTACGACCTTGTACGAATACTTAAAGGAATACGATCGATTTTTCACCTGGGTCTTGGAATCTGGCATATCAGATGCTGACACCATGGCCGATATTCCCTTAGACGTTCTGGAGCACATGACCAAGAAAGACATGGAATCTTTTATTCTTTACTTACGTGAACGTCCTCTGCTCAATGCCAATACGACGAAAAATGGGGTCTCTCAAACAACCATTAACCGGACCCTTTCAGCACTTTCTAGTCTTTATAAGTATTTGACTGAGGAAGTTGAAAATGAGCAAGGGGAACCTTATTTCTATCGGAATGTCATGAAGAAGGTTGCGACCAAGAAAAAGAAAGAAACCTTAGCTGCTCGCGCTGAGAATATCAAGCAAAAGCTCTTTTTAGGTGATGAGACAGAAGGTTTCTTGAACTATATCGACCAGGAATACCCTCAAACACTCTCAAATCGCGCCTTATCTTCCTTTAATAAGAATAAAGAGAGAGATTTAGCCATTATCGCACTTCTTCTTGCCTCTGGCGTCCGTCTCTCTGAAGCAGTCAACCTAGATCTTCGAGACCTCAATCTCAAAATGATGGTGATTGACGTTACTCGAAAAGGTGGAAAACGAGACTCGGTTAATGTCGCTGCCTTTGCTAAGCCTTATTTAGAGCAATATCTCGCTATTCGAGACAAACGTTATAAGACAGAAAAAACCGATACAGCCCTTTTCTTAACCTTGTACCGAGGTGTTCCTAACCGTATTGATGCTTCTAGTGTTGAAAAGATGGTGGCCAAGTATTCAGAAGACTTCAAAGTCCGGGTGACACCCCACAAACTCCGCCATACTCTTGCTACCCGTCTCTATGATGCCACCAAATCCCAAGTTTTGGTCAGTCATCAACTAGGACATGCTAGCACACAAGTAACGGACCTGTATACCCATATCGTTAATGATGAGCAAAAAAATGCCTTGGATAGTTTGTGA
- a CDS encoding zinc-ribbon domain-containing protein: protein MHECDYLDNILIANPTEITELSNMSVWWICQENPEHRYKIQVKERMMYRKRNKKACSICKGYRRKQEHFVQFKKDIKK, encoded by the coding sequence ATGCATGAGTGTGATTATTTAGATAACATCCTAATAGCAAATCCAACTGAAATCACAGAGTTAAGTAATATGTCTGTATGGTGGATATGTCAAGAAAATCCAGAACATCGTTATAAAATTCAAGTTAAAGAAAGAATGATGTACAGAAAGAGAAATAAAAAGGCATGTTCGATTTGCAAAGGATACAGAAGAAAGCAAGAACATTTTGTACAGTTTAAAAAAGATATAAAAAAATAA